In Balaenoptera acutorostrata chromosome 8, mBalAcu1.1, whole genome shotgun sequence, the genomic stretch GATCTTTTTAAATGCAAAgattcagatgagaaaacaaggcaCTGTCCAAGTAAGACAGGAGAGAAATGGCCTATTTAAGTATCTATCCAGACTAAGTCTGCAAGTTGTGATCACAAACATATGATTTTAGAGGAGGCTTGCTTTAATTGAAGATAAAACCCAAAGAATaccataataatgaaaatgttttatatgtatttactttTGGAAAGACCAGTATAAGACCTATGCCCATTCTGGGCCCTACCCTTCAAAGCTtttactctttaaatatttttttgtaattccaaattataaaaacatgaatttgtaaaataaatactataagTCAGATGTTAAACCCTCTATGTTAAACTTGAAAATTAGGCTGTTAGACTGCTGGTCATGTCAATTACTTCCAGGCTAGAGTCACACTTTTGGAATACAATGGATGGTATGAACTGTGTTCCACTGGAAGGAAAGTTGTGTATCCTACGAAGGTAATTTGCTGAACAGATGTAAACTTGGGAGAGTCTAACTGTTGTGGGACTTATCACCTTCAAGAGGAGACAAACTATTAATACTTTGAGATTCTATTTTACTCTAAAAAAATCATAGGGAGATAATCCAGAAAATATCACCTCTAAGTATCTATGGAATAATCATGGATTAACTGTAATCAGGAACATCAATAGATGAATTTAAATAAACTAAGCTTCACATGTAAACTGTAAACAAAACAATGGTAATTTCCATATGACACATGGACTTTCTCACTATACTTGTATAGCCACATGTATTCTTTGAATATCTCATACTCCTTACCTAGAAACTATTTTTATGCCTAAAAGTATATTTATACTGCTGAATTATACTTTCAGAAAATTCAGTTCAATAAATTAAAGCCTGCATTCCTAAAAATACTGATGATAAAAAACAAACCTTCACGAGCTGAAAAAAAGAGTAATGGAtttttttgagcatttattaACTATCAGTTactataagatttttaaaaatgtttaaatattcttGCTGCTGTTAGTTCACAGATCACTTGACAACCCATGAGCATCACATGTACTTTTAATTCAtaaaggtgtttttttctttatgttaaaCTAGCCTCATTTTATTTAGTCTCTTTGTTCAACACTTTAGGGAACTATTCCTTAGGTCTTTAGAAATGTTCTTTTTGTCtgaaaacacactttttttttcctattgacaTTCTTTAGTAATTTTAATTGGGTATTATTTAATTGGGTATCACCAAATCTACCTTACCCAATCCCATCTTTCAACTTGGCATAGCTTCCTATTTAGATAAAACAGtacacatgggacttccctggtggtccagtggttaagactccaagcttccactgcagcgggcactggttcgatccctggtcagggaactaagatccgtcGCGCTGCACGGTGCAGGGGTGGGAGAACCACTGCAAATGAAGTACATGATATCTTGATGAATATCTGCATCACTCTGTGCTTTATTCCCATTTAATACACATGCAAGGTTACTATAGATAGCCAAATGACCTCTTTGATCCAAATACTGGAATAATTAATGGCTATTTTGCATTTCAGAAGCTTGGGTGAGGAACTGTAGGGTGCTCTGCCATCTCAAACAACAGGGAGATGgctaaaaattgttttcatttttgctagAAATTCTTTTGAAAACTATGTGTGTTCCAGTTTGTAGAATATAGCCTAAGCTTAACTGTGTCCTTTAACTTGTTCCTGAATTACAGGGAACTCATATGTGCTATTGAACAGTTACTCTCTCATTTAACAGCCTTATTATcaagttaaataatttatttcttcttaaaggCCACAATGCTTGCTGAAAGAGAACATGGATATATGTAATACTGGATCCCAGTTACATTAGACTGAATGCAAATGAAGTACCTCATGCTACTTAGTCAATTGTCTTTAATTCGACCACAACTACAGGCTGAAAGGGTCGATTCACTCCAATGTGCCCTTAGTCTTGACTCTCTTCCAGTGAATGAATACACTATAATTTCTAACTGctttgaatatttatattttgaagagTGAAATATTAAAGTATAAACAAGGAGGCTGCATTATTCTAATCTAAGAGAACATACACACAGTAATAGTCAAATTAAGTGAATAGTTCAAGTAATAAAGGCACTGAAATTGATTTGAGCTATTGAAAATCATCCTGCAAATGGAACAGTATATCATTTCCAttcactcttctctctctgtttGCAATTAAAATGTCTAGGAGTTGGGGGTAGGAGAGTCAATACATCAGAGGATTAAAACCAATTAAATGTATATACCTCTGATTTGGATCCGACACCTGAATGTTATACATGCTTAATGCAAAATAACAAAACTACAGACACATTTACTGTAGAGTCAGACTTCAAGACAACAATTTCTCCCATTTCCAAAGTAAGCTTCTAAGTAAGAGTATCTGTTCCCCTGCAAAGACTAATCAGAAAAGGCCCATTCTATTTAAATAATGATGAAGTGTTTTAAAAGCAAAGAGTATTCATGAAAGCTTCCAGGTTAATGGCAATGAACATAAGATTCCTCTCATCAGAGAGAGATGAcacccaggcaaccactgagCAGCTTCAGAGTACAGAAGGCTGGGCCCCCACCCCAGTGCTGAGCAACGTATCCTCACTCTCCACCAGCCCATCCATTAATATACAGGCAACTCCAACACCAGCGATGTACAGTCTCTTCTACTTCACAACAAATCAGGACCAGAAGCTGCATCCATTTCCTGTTCCTCAAGCCATCCAACCCCCTGTTACATCCTAGTCTGTCTTCATATTAGATTTGTTCATCTCCCCAAGGTTGAAGTTGAACTCTTTGAACACCTGTATAAGGACAATCCCAACGGAGACGGTGGTGAACCCGCAGGCCATGCCCAGGAAGTCCACCAGACCCACGTTGCTCCACTCCCGGAAGAGGATGGCCGAGGCCAGCAAGACCAGTGTGGTGAACACAACGTAGTAGATGGCCCCAAACACAGAGGAGTCGAAGCACTCGAGGGCCTTGTTGATGTACCTGAACTGCACGATGATGCTGCAGCCAAGCACGGCCAGAAGCACCAGGCACAGGCAGAGGGCACGCTGACTAGACGGATTGTTGTGGAAGATGTCTTGGGCTGCCAGCCCAATGCCCTTAGTGGAAGGCACGGTGAAACTCCCCAGCAAGGAGCAGATGCTGATGTAGACCATGATGTTGGTGGGCCCGTGGGCCGGCGCGATCCAGAAGATAAGCAGCAGCAGCATCAGCAGCACGATGCACAGATAGCCCACAAACACTGGAAGAGAGAGGGCGTGCGGTGACCCGGGGGGCGGAGCAGCGCAGCCCTCGCCGTGcgctccgccccccgcccccgccactgTCACCGGGACACCCTACCGCCCCGGATGTGCTCTACCACAGCCCCTGAGCTCGTTCCACAAAAGTTATTCCCATCCTCATTTTCACCATTAACACATTCACAGCGCCTATATATTACATGTCAGTAAATAAGTCTTCTCTCTATTGATAacatttttataacaataaaagtCAACACAGatgctttgagattttttttttttcggccacacTGCGCGGCACGCACcacttcccctaccagggatcgaagccgtgcCCCCACAGCAGAAGTGCAGAGttccaaccactggactgtcagggaagtcccgagaattttttaaaaaccatttcacAAGATGGTCAACTCAACAAACCCTAGGCAGAGAGGGCTCCTATGtgtggggtgggagagaaagagagtcaCGTGGGGTCTCAAAGGACACGCAGGGAACCTGTAGGGGTGTTTCTGGCTGTTGCAGCCACTGGGGGCTGCACacagtgggcagaggccaggggtcCTGGGATGTGCAGACGGTCCCACACAATGAAAAATCATCCTGTTCTCCTGACAACTTCGGAATGTCACCTTGGACAGGAAAGtggaaaatgtttataataatcaGGGCCTAGAACCTGTTTTATGTGTAAAACAGAGTAATTTGGCAAGGATTTAATAGACATTGAATTTTTCAGAACTTCAAGAGTTATTCTCCGTTTCAGAAGATCCCAttgttgggagttccctggtggtctagtggttaggattccaggctttcactgccagggcctaggttcaatccctggtcagggaactgagatctggCAGGccacctggcgcagccaaaaaataaagaggatCCCATTGCTGATGGCAAAATCCTTAGTGTTTGAGTCAATAGCACAACACCTCCATGTCGGTCTGTTTTGCACCTGCCAGATTCGCAGCACACACGGTGTGGGGTCTGCTGGCTTTAATATGTCTTCTCCTATAGTTGTACCTGAGCATTCTATTTTGTTCCAAAGTACTGTTCTTAGGGCATTATGTTGACTGCTATTATATGTACAAGGAGTTGtattttccatgaatttcattCCCAGATTGTAAAgggggtgccaggcactgggcctgAGGGCTGGGAACAGCCTGGACATGTGTATCAGCAAGCAGGTGGTGGGAGCCCCTCTTCCCCAAGGATAAGAAAAAGACTATGGAGCTCTGCTGCAGGGGAAGATTCAGGAAGACACTACAGCTGAAAGCTGCCTGGGAGCCTAACCTATAAACTGGGCAAGGGGTAGTGGAGCAGAGAGCAGCATGTGCAAACGTAAAATACTGCCGAAGCGTGGGCTGTGTTTGTGGGAAAATCAGAAGTAGCTTGAATGCAAGTGCGCAGGCTTTATTTCAGAAAAAGCAGCTGGGCCTGAGTGCGCAGTAGTTTGGGCTTTCTCTCATcagggggaaggggtggtggtgattgcagttatgaaaaaaaaaaagaaattatgtcaaaagtagataccaaaaaaaaaaaaaagtacagggcTCTGCGGGGGCTCTAAAGATGAATTAAATCAGACCTCGGCTCTCTGAGAGCTTCCCTTCAGAGGGAAGCATGGAGGCCTGGACGCATGGTGGTCCTGAGAGGGGCAGCCTGGGGCCGATCCCGCAGAATGGGCGCCTCCTGCTGCACCACAGATGCAGGGCAGGGACAGCGTCCATGCACAACGTCCGGGTCCCAGGAGGCAGCACAGGGGCCAGGGCAGCAGGGCAGCCCCGGGGGGCAGCAGCGGACAGTGGTGAGCAAAGAGGAGCCAAGGGCCTGGAGGACAGACCACAGCGGGGCGGAGGGTACAGCCCCAGCCGGGAAAACTGCGCCGGAGGCGGCAAGCTCTCTGGCACCATGGCTCTGAGTTACCTGGGTTGGTCAGCTTCTCCTCCAGCTCGGCCTGAGTGGTCACACTCTCAGATTTCGGGGAGTGGATAATCAGCACGACAGAACCCGCACAGCTTAGTAGACACCCCAACTTGCCCAAGATGTTGAGCTTTTCTTTCAGAAGGTAAGACGCTAAAATGGaccttcaattttaaaataagatatgaTTAAATCAAACTATCTGACCTGTTTCTTCTAACTGCAGATGTTATTAAAGCTACATCTTCTTTAcagtcacattttatttttaaattagtttttaagtgtacaaagaTTAGGAATTTATTGAAGTTGCTATTACAGTACAAATAGGATCTTCATGCCAATTCCATGCATAGCCAGTACATAATGATACTCCTAACTCATACcactatattatattatttcagTAGATATGAAATATACCAGGgtagaaaaataagttttatgattgatcaaaaatagaaatattgcttccatatttttaaaagtacacagtCCAAAAAAACTATGTTAAGTAGGAAAGCAGGATATgaaaatccttaaaataattaCAAGTAATTCATGATCAGAACacttaagttaaaataaattaagtgagaaaatgcacaaataagaaaaaatcaaaatgctAATAGTAACTGAATTATGGTAGAAAGAGTATGGGtgattatttctctcttctctaatatggaaacttttaaaatgtggtcACATTacttatttaatgaaaaaaaaaagcattcctcATAAAACATCTGTAATCTTAAGACTGGTAACAGTGTTTCTTATTTCCCTGTATAACATCAGTATATAATTTGAATCGGGAAAcctgggctttttcttttttttttttttttttttgggctttTTCTAAATCATGAGATTGGCCATTGTCAATTTGCTGGTGTCCAAGCCAAAGGCACTCAGGGAACAT encodes the following:
- the NIPA1 gene encoding magnesium transporter NIPA1 isoform X1 is translated as MGTAATAAAAAAGEGARSPSPAAVSLGLGVAVVSSLVNGSTFVLQKKGIVRAKRRGTSYLTDIVWWAGTIAMAVGQIGNFLAYTAVPTVLVTPLGALGVPFGSILASYLLKEKLNILGKLGCLLSCAGSVVLIIHSPKSESVTTQAELEEKLTNPVFVGYLCIVLLMLLLLIFWIAPAHGPTNIMVYISICSLLGSFTVPSTKGIGLAAQDIFHNNPSSQRALCLCLVLLAVLGCSIIVQFRYINKALECFDSSVFGAIYYVVFTTLVLLASAILFREWSNVGLVDFLGMACGFTTVSVGIVLIQVFKEFNFNLGEMNKSNMKTD
- the NIPA1 gene encoding magnesium transporter NIPA1 isoform X2, which codes for MVGAQCLLRRSDGPPAFAVTPAWGALGGQDLLTSRPLQWPRQCRSTSYLTDIVWWAGTIAMAVGQIGNFLAYTAVPTVLVTPLGALGVPFGSILASYLLKEKLNILGKLGCLLSCAGSVVLIIHSPKSESVTTQAELEEKLTNPVFVGYLCIVLLMLLLLIFWIAPAHGPTNIMVYISICSLLGSFTVPSTKGIGLAAQDIFHNNPSSQRALCLCLVLLAVLGCSIIVQFRYINKALECFDSSVFGAIYYVVFTTLVLLASAILFREWSNVGLVDFLGMACGFTTVSVGIVLIQVFKEFNFNLGEMNKSNMKTD